The following proteins are encoded in a genomic region of Nicotiana sylvestris chromosome 4, ASM39365v2, whole genome shotgun sequence:
- the LOC138890136 gene encoding uncharacterized protein codes for MGQHYPVSVELRFPCTNNMEEYEAHILGLNMEVNMNVQELLELRKRFTKKKFQHVPRIQNAFANALATLSSMIQHLDKNCIDPTPVRIHNQSAYCAHVEEEENGKPWFHDIKEYLSKGEYLEHANHIQKRTLQRLSNHFFHSGGNLYRITPELGFLTCVGAKEASKLLEDVHAGT; via the exons atgggtcagcaCTATCCGGTATCTGTTGAACTAAGATTTCCTTGCACCAATAACATGGAAGAATATGAAGCCcacatactagggctcaacatggaagtcaacatgaacgttcaggagttgctg gaattgagaaagaggtttacaaagaaAAAATTccaacatgtgcccagaattcagaatgcgtTTGCCaacgcattggccactttgtcatccatgatacaacatctagataagaaCTGCATTGATCCCACTccagtgaggatccataatcagtcggcatattgtgctcatgtcgaggaagaagaaaatggaaagccttggttccatgacatcaaggaatacttaTCAAAGGGAGAATAcctggagcatgcaaatcacattcagaaacgcacgctccagagattgtcaaatcacttcttccacagcggaggaaacttgtacagaataACTCCTGAATTGGGTTTTCTAACATGTGTTggcgcaaaggaagcttctaagctacttgaggatgtgcatgctgggacctaa